From Streptomyces sp. NBC_00370, a single genomic window includes:
- a CDS encoding RuBisCO large subunit C-terminal-like domain-containing protein, protein MIEATYYIESQLDLSYVAEQIAKEQSAGHSTSWEGISDESYLAGKSEVAGLEEVEPTEDPLPLALTRPSGARVGVRKAARVRVRYSNWRCEDGLVSLLNTLLGEPQHLGIVSALRLEQVDLQSLRGDSFPGPPFGNSWFAKGAPPATRTLLCAPIKPSAGLLPEEAGKLAYQAAVGGATVVKDDELAFSTARTSNVSRARVVAREVRRAEQDTGERKVYLANAIAPGYRFNERCRDLVEAGADALLVAPSLQGQDCITTMRHDGIDLPVVAHNAYQTNASRLVSFGLALPLWVSLQRLAGADGVVLPSGYGSFGFSAEETRSMVESCHQDLDGKKPSLAMHSGSVSVQNADKLMALHDTALVALTSGTGIFDHPGGAEAGAQALRAVIDPEWRRDHGRPEILEESIRLARETGQEWAYFSDRMNVQDGHRG, encoded by the coding sequence GTGATCGAAGCGACCTACTACATCGAGTCTCAACTTGATCTTTCCTACGTTGCAGAGCAGATAGCAAAGGAGCAGAGCGCGGGTCATTCGACTTCATGGGAGGGAATCTCCGATGAATCCTACCTGGCGGGAAAATCCGAAGTAGCAGGACTCGAAGAGGTCGAGCCAACGGAAGATCCCCTGCCCCTCGCACTGACGCGCCCGTCCGGCGCACGTGTCGGCGTACGGAAAGCGGCACGCGTCAGGGTCAGATACAGCAACTGGCGCTGCGAGGACGGATTAGTGTCTCTACTCAATACACTGTTGGGAGAACCCCAGCACCTGGGAATCGTTAGCGCCCTTCGTCTCGAGCAAGTGGACTTGCAGAGCCTTCGAGGAGACTCGTTTCCAGGACCTCCCTTCGGCAACTCATGGTTCGCGAAGGGAGCCCCGCCCGCTACTCGGACTCTGCTCTGTGCTCCTATCAAGCCCTCGGCCGGGCTGTTACCCGAAGAGGCCGGCAAGCTCGCCTATCAAGCCGCAGTGGGCGGTGCCACTGTCGTCAAGGACGACGAACTCGCTTTCTCCACTGCTCGGACCAGTAATGTCAGCAGGGCCCGAGTAGTAGCGAGAGAAGTCCGTCGAGCGGAACAGGACACCGGAGAAAGAAAAGTGTACCTCGCCAACGCTATCGCACCCGGCTACAGGTTCAACGAGCGTTGTCGTGACCTTGTTGAGGCGGGAGCCGATGCACTGCTAGTGGCGCCCAGCCTCCAGGGGCAGGACTGCATTACTACGATGCGTCATGACGGCATCGACCTTCCCGTCGTCGCGCACAACGCCTATCAGACGAACGCATCCAGGCTGGTCAGCTTCGGGCTCGCGCTTCCTCTGTGGGTCTCTCTCCAGCGTCTTGCGGGAGCCGATGGGGTTGTGCTGCCCTCCGGTTACGGCTCGTTCGGCTTCAGCGCCGAGGAGACTCGTTCGATGGTGGAAAGCTGCCACCAGGATCTGGACGGAAAGAAACCGAGTTTGGCCATGCACTCGGGTTCGGTGTCAGTCCAGAACGCCGACAAACTGATGGCGTTGCACGACACAGCTTTGGTTGCGCTGACGTCAGGCACCGGAATATTCGACCACCCTGGCGGGGCAGAGGCCGGAGCTCAGGCACTGCGCGCGGTCATCGATCCGGAGTGGCGGCGGGACCACGGGCGGCCGGAAATCCTGGAGGAATCGATCAGGCTGGCGCGTGAGACAGGTCAGGAATGGGCTTACTTCTCCGATCGAATGAATGTCCAGGATGGTCATCGTGGATGA
- a CDS encoding DNA-binding protein, with amino-acid sequence MSERIETVVLDSEGLSAWIVQDRKFLALLQVFHEMGADLVIGANTIVEVSHSRTDVPRLNWTLSRIKVEPVTEQAAKDAAGLLKEAGLHGHKYAIDATVAEVALRQPRPVALLTSDSDDMTKLCGDRVRIISL; translated from the coding sequence ATGAGCGAGCGGATCGAAACTGTTGTCCTGGACTCGGAGGGGCTTTCGGCCTGGATCGTGCAGGACCGCAAGTTCCTCGCGCTGCTACAGGTGTTCCACGAGATGGGTGCCGACCTCGTCATCGGAGCGAACACCATCGTGGAGGTCAGCCACTCGCGCACCGACGTCCCACGCCTCAATTGGACTCTGTCGCGAATCAAGGTGGAACCGGTCACGGAGCAGGCGGCAAAGGACGCTGCGGGGCTCCTCAAGGAAGCCGGGCTGCACGGCCACAAGTACGCCATCGACGCCACCGTGGCCGAAGTGGCACTACGCCAGCCAAGGCCGGTCGCGCTGCTCACGTCCGACAGTGACGACATGACCAAACTCTGCGGCGATCGCGTCCGGATCATCTCGCTCTGA
- a CDS encoding AlbA family DNA-binding domain-containing protein, translated as MTIEPLSSRSTMTPTEVEALLAQPEGIDLELKNARVQPSSLGKAIAAFANAGGGTIIVGVDERRGSEEAEMRGVQPHASRGSYVTRVHVSPLCLTCRTFAY; from the coding sequence ATGACTATAGAGCCGCTATCCTCTCGATCCACGATGACACCCACAGAGGTCGAGGCCTTACTGGCTCAACCTGAAGGAATAGACCTGGAACTCAAGAACGCACGGGTTCAGCCTAGCTCTCTCGGGAAGGCGATTGCCGCGTTCGCGAATGCTGGTGGCGGCACCATTATTGTTGGCGTAGATGAACGCAGAGGCAGTGAAGAGGCAGAGATGAGAGGCGTTCAACCTCACGCTTCGAGAGGCTCGTACGTCACGCGTGTGCACGTCTCACCCCTCTGCCTGACGTGCAGGACTTTTGCGTACTGA
- a CDS encoding histidine phosphatase family protein: MSRMVIVDDRPPGVVFLRHGATQWNEELRWQGGEVDFSLSQSGRAEVAELSRRLRTYGLDESYSLVSSTMLRAVETAEVLRRSGVGSGPIRRIKELREVHVGKLSGMTEDEIREAHPVLFADWSSGKVPYYPDGESIHQLIARLTPRLIELLRQDKPLIVISHKTVLRAIRLIIGVPGPIDEGHLSGVALWTCPESSGTAVWRNLGAQDASRGGGYSDGRL; encoded by the coding sequence ATGTCCAGGATGGTCATCGTGGATGACCGTCCGCCTGGGGTCGTGTTCTTGAGACATGGGGCAACGCAGTGGAATGAAGAGCTGAGATGGCAGGGCGGGGAGGTGGACTTCTCACTGTCGCAATCAGGGAGAGCGGAGGTCGCGGAGCTCAGCCGCCGTCTACGGACCTACGGGCTCGACGAAAGTTATTCGCTAGTGTCGTCGACCATGTTGAGAGCAGTCGAGACCGCCGAAGTACTCAGGCGCTCGGGAGTCGGATCTGGTCCCATCAGACGAATCAAGGAACTCAGAGAAGTACATGTCGGCAAGCTCAGTGGAATGACAGAGGATGAGATCAGGGAGGCTCATCCTGTACTGTTCGCCGATTGGTCATCGGGAAAGGTCCCGTACTACCCGGACGGGGAGTCTATCCATCAGTTGATAGCCCGGTTGACGCCGAGGCTGATAGAGCTTTTGCGGCAGGACAAGCCCTTGATCGTCATATCGCACAAGACGGTCCTCCGCGCCATCCGCCTGATAATCGGCGTACCTGGACCCATTGACGAGGGGCATCTCTCGGGTGTTGCTCTCTGGACATGCCCCGAAAGCAGCGGGACCGCTGTCTGGCGCAACCTGGGCGCACAAGATGCCTCAAGAGGAGGAGGATACTCGGATGGTCGGCTCTGA
- a CDS encoding DEAD/DEAH box helicase, with protein sequence MKAKQPASGRSGPGRSDQERAPRGELSVPETVAPGLPPAGSFAELDMPVELMGVLAGLGVREPFPIQAATLPSALAGRDILGRARTGSGKTLAFGLALLARTAGRRAEPKRPLALVLVPTRELAQQVSEALAPYAEALGLRSVTVVGGLAINRQVAALRAGVELVVATPGRLTDLVARRDCHLDRVRITVLDEADQMCDMGFLPQVSETLDLTPPDGQRMLFSATLDRNVDQLVRQYLSEPVFATVDRAEGSVATMEHHVLNVHPADKYVTATEIAARDGRVLMFLDTKHGVDQFTRHLRNSGIQAGALHSGKSQPQRTHTLAQFKDGEITVLVATNVAARGIHVENLDLVVNVDPPSDPKDYLHRGGRTARAGESGSVVTLVTPGQRRDVNRMMSDAGIRPVVAQVRSGEERLTSITGAKRPPVQDSAKTGNAPFRGLGTRAGRPPKESRKAVEARTMAEARKAARARKAR encoded by the coding sequence ATGAAGGCGAAGCAGCCGGCCTCCGGCCGCTCCGGACCCGGCAGGTCCGACCAGGAGAGGGCCCCGCGGGGCGAGCTCTCGGTGCCGGAGACAGTGGCGCCCGGCCTCCCGCCCGCTGGGTCCTTCGCGGAGCTGGACATGCCGGTCGAGCTGATGGGCGTGCTGGCGGGGCTCGGCGTACGGGAGCCGTTCCCGATCCAGGCGGCCACCCTGCCGAGCGCGCTGGCAGGCCGGGACATCCTCGGCCGCGCGCGGACCGGCTCGGGAAAGACCCTCGCCTTCGGGCTCGCGCTCCTCGCACGTACGGCGGGCCGCCGCGCCGAACCGAAGCGCCCTCTCGCGCTGGTCCTGGTGCCGACGAGGGAACTTGCGCAGCAGGTGAGCGAGGCGCTGGCTCCCTACGCTGAGGCGCTGGGGCTCCGCTCGGTGACGGTGGTCGGCGGGCTGGCGATCAACCGGCAGGTGGCGGCGCTTCGGGCGGGTGTCGAGCTCGTGGTGGCGACGCCGGGACGGCTCACCGACCTCGTCGCCCGGCGGGACTGCCACCTGGACCGGGTGCGGATCACGGTGCTGGACGAGGCGGACCAGATGTGCGACATGGGTTTCCTGCCGCAGGTCTCGGAGACGCTGGATCTGACGCCCCCCGACGGGCAGCGGATGCTGTTCTCCGCCACGCTCGACCGCAACGTCGATCAACTGGTCAGGCAATATCTGAGTGAGCCGGTGTTCGCCACGGTCGACCGGGCGGAAGGCTCCGTCGCGACGATGGAACACCACGTACTGAACGTTCATCCCGCCGACAAGTACGTGACAGCCACCGAGATCGCGGCCCGGGACGGGCGGGTGCTGATGTTCCTGGACACCAAGCACGGTGTGGACCAGTTCACCCGCCACCTGCGGAACAGCGGCATACAGGCGGGTGCTCTGCACAGCGGCAAGTCGCAGCCGCAGCGCACCCACACGCTGGCCCAGTTCAAGGACGGCGAGATCACGGTGCTGGTGGCCACCAACGTCGCCGCCCGTGGCATCCACGTCGAAAACCTGGACCTCGTCGTCAACGTGGACCCGCCCTCCGACCCCAAGGACTACCTCCACCGCGGCGGGCGCACCGCGCGTGCCGGGGAGTCCGGCAGCGTGGTCACGCTGGTCACGCCCGGCCAGCGCCGGGACGTGAACCGGATGATGTCGGACGCCGGGATCCGGCCCGTGGTCGCGCAGGTTCGCTCCGGCGAGGAGAGGCTGACCAGCATCACCGGCGCGAAGCGCCCGCCGGTGCAGGACAGCGCGAAGACCGGCAACGCGCCGTTCCGGGGTCTTGGCACCCGCGCGGGCCGCCCGCCGAAGGAATCCCGCAAGGCCGTGGAGGCGCGCACGATGGCGGAGGCCCGCAAGGCCGCCAGAGCGCGCAAGGCCCGCTGA
- a CDS encoding response regulator transcription factor, translated as MSEPTQNTRRLRVIVADDQAAVREPLAAVLGLAEDIDVVASAADGTEVLAAVAANPVDVVLMDLRMPVMDGTEATRRLTEEHPEVAVVILTTFADDDSILAALSAGASGYLTKNAGRQDITRAIRAAAAGQSVLDREVQDRLLQAVRTKPPAPEQPLPGDITPREREVLTLIGQGLPNRAIAEKLFISEATVKTHINNLFAKADIKDRADAVRRAIGAGLA; from the coding sequence ATGAGTGAACCGACGCAGAACACCCGGCGGCTGCGCGTGATCGTCGCCGACGACCAGGCAGCCGTACGGGAGCCGCTGGCCGCGGTCCTCGGTCTGGCCGAGGACATCGACGTCGTCGCCTCGGCCGCCGACGGCACCGAAGTGCTCGCCGCGGTCGCCGCGAACCCGGTCGACGTGGTCCTGATGGACCTGCGGATGCCGGTGATGGACGGCACCGAGGCGACCCGGCGGCTCACCGAGGAACATCCCGAGGTCGCCGTGGTCATCCTGACCACGTTCGCCGACGACGACTCCATCCTGGCCGCGCTGAGCGCCGGCGCCAGCGGCTACCTCACCAAGAACGCGGGGCGCCAGGACATCACCCGCGCCATCCGCGCCGCCGCCGCTGGGCAGTCCGTCCTCGACCGCGAGGTCCAGGACCGCCTCCTCCAGGCGGTCCGCACCAAGCCCCCGGCCCCCGAACAGCCGCTGCCCGGCGACATCACCCCGCGCGAGCGCGAGGTCCTCACCCTGATCGGCCAGGGCCTGCCGAACCGCGCCATCGCCGAAAAGCTCTTCATCAGCGAGGCCACGGTGAAGACGCACATCAACAACCTCTTCGCCAAGGCGGACATCAAGGACCGCGCCGACGCCGTCCGCCGCGCCATCGGGGCAGGCCTGGCCTGA
- a CDS encoding sensor histidine kinase, translating into MDYGRAVPEVQSVPEGQWAPAEQSVPGTGSASYRAPGSLTFTGHDPRVAWVLTLCVIGSAFITVRPIGLSGRGLVVAVLIVVNSLALLARHLPEHSVPPRVAPVWLTLGIVAAAALIAVSRSGSSYLFAFFLVGHAGYRLQPKPALVLAAFCSLLCGGVLYFHVGPGHDLLSWTVGLAAGTPVVLGIINRSRRRAVQAVIEAAESAERAARAEAQAAVLTERGRIARDVHDVLAHSLAGINMQLELADALIETGDVEKVREANQKAHRMVKESLKQAQWTVHALREDSLPLVGSLTAMLDSSGHRDALTVTGTARDVPSRITQNLLRIAQESLTNAARHAPGCEVHVELTFDAASTTLRIRNSAATRAARAGVGSGMGLIGMRERVALLGGTITAGPVTEGPDEGGWQVEAVITG; encoded by the coding sequence ATGGACTATGGTCGCGCCGTGCCCGAAGTCCAGAGTGTCCCGGAAGGACAGTGGGCCCCTGCGGAGCAGAGTGTGCCCGGTACGGGCTCGGCCTCGTACCGGGCGCCCGGCTCCCTGACCTTCACAGGTCACGATCCTCGTGTGGCCTGGGTCCTGACCCTGTGCGTCATCGGCTCCGCGTTCATCACGGTGCGGCCGATCGGCCTCAGCGGCCGGGGCCTTGTGGTCGCCGTGCTCATCGTCGTCAACTCGCTCGCTCTCCTCGCCCGGCACCTGCCCGAGCACAGCGTCCCGCCCCGCGTCGCCCCAGTCTGGCTGACCCTCGGCATCGTCGCCGCGGCCGCCCTGATCGCCGTCAGCCGCAGCGGATCGAGCTACCTCTTCGCGTTCTTCCTCGTCGGCCACGCCGGATACCGGCTGCAGCCCAAGCCGGCCCTGGTCCTCGCGGCGTTCTGCAGTCTGCTGTGCGGCGGAGTGTTGTACTTCCACGTCGGCCCCGGCCACGATCTGCTGTCCTGGACGGTCGGTCTGGCCGCCGGTACCCCGGTCGTCCTCGGCATCATCAACCGCAGCCGCCGACGCGCTGTCCAGGCGGTGATCGAGGCCGCGGAGTCCGCCGAGCGGGCTGCCCGCGCCGAGGCCCAGGCCGCCGTTCTCACCGAGCGGGGACGGATCGCCCGCGACGTGCACGACGTCCTGGCCCACTCCCTCGCGGGCATCAACATGCAGCTGGAGCTGGCGGACGCCCTGATCGAGACCGGTGACGTGGAGAAGGTCCGCGAGGCGAACCAGAAGGCGCACCGTATGGTCAAGGAGAGTCTGAAGCAGGCCCAGTGGACCGTGCACGCGCTCCGCGAGGATTCCCTGCCGCTGGTGGGCAGCCTGACCGCGATGCTCGACTCGTCCGGCCACCGCGACGCCCTCACCGTCACGGGCACCGCGCGCGACGTGCCGTCCCGGATCACGCAGAACCTGCTGCGGATCGCGCAGGAGTCGCTGACCAACGCCGCCCGGCACGCGCCCGGCTGCGAAGTCCACGTAGAGCTGACGTTCGATGCCGCATCGACAACACTGAGGATCCGCAACAGCGCGGCAACCCGTGCGGCGCGCGCGGGCGTCGGCAGCGGAATGGGGCTGATCGGTATGCGGGAGCGGGTCGCCCTCCTGGGCGGCACGATCACCGCAGGCCCGGTCACCGAAGGACCGGACGAAGGCGGCTGGCAGGTGGAGGCAGTGATCACGGGATGA
- a CDS encoding thioredoxin family protein, with amino-acid sequence MANRVQRPQEDAEFEFILARADVPVLAYFHGVWPKAAAACKEMDPLVREVADAYQGRLIVVRADIARCPSPVRRYDVTGAPSFVLIDRGEPLAAESGPMSRAALGEFLDAHL; translated from the coding sequence ATGGCGAACAGGGTCCAACGCCCCCAGGAGGACGCCGAGTTCGAGTTCATCCTGGCGAGGGCGGACGTGCCGGTGCTCGCGTACTTCCACGGGGTGTGGCCCAAGGCCGCGGCAGCATGCAAGGAAATGGATCCCCTGGTGCGCGAGGTTGCCGACGCCTACCAGGGCCGACTGATCGTCGTACGGGCCGACATCGCACGGTGCCCCAGCCCCGTACGTCGGTACGACGTCACCGGCGCGCCCTCCTTCGTACTGATCGATCGGGGCGAGCCGCTGGCGGCCGAGAGCGGTCCGATGTCCAGGGCGGCGCTCGGAGAATTCCTGGACGCCCACCTGTGA
- a CDS encoding type II toxin-antitoxin system CcdA family antitoxin, whose protein sequence is MSSTTRITVTLPSDQVAELRKLTDNVSGYVAEAVARQIRHQLLGDDLRRHEDEHGKFSDEELAEARSKIFGAVAPSKDADAA, encoded by the coding sequence ATGTCCTCAACGACTCGCATCACCGTCACGCTGCCCAGCGACCAGGTGGCTGAGCTCCGCAAGCTCACGGACAACGTTTCCGGCTATGTGGCTGAAGCGGTAGCCCGCCAGATCCGCCACCAGCTGCTGGGTGACGATCTGCGACGCCATGAAGACGAGCACGGGAAGTTCAGCGACGAGGAACTGGCGGAGGCCCGGTCGAAGATCTTCGGTGCCGTTGCCCCCTCCAAGGACGCGGATGCCGCATGA
- a CDS encoding RpiB/LacA/LacB family sugar-phosphate isomerase yields MERAEKTLIVGSDDVGDFFLDELLAHHLNARTSVLDVRNTVDRGLGYARVAAAVAQVVAEGRGWRGLLVCGTGIGVSIAANRVPGANAAICHDLYSVRRSILSNNCKIICFGSRVIAIEHAVLLLDEWLATEFDPKSRSALKVAEIDSP; encoded by the coding sequence ATGGAACGCGCAGAGAAGACTCTGATTGTCGGGTCCGATGATGTCGGAGATTTTTTCCTGGATGAGCTACTCGCTCATCATCTGAACGCCCGCACCTCGGTTCTCGATGTGCGGAATACTGTCGATCGAGGGTTGGGATATGCCCGCGTGGCCGCGGCGGTGGCCCAAGTCGTCGCGGAGGGGCGTGGTTGGCGGGGTCTCCTGGTGTGCGGAACAGGTATCGGCGTAAGCATCGCAGCAAATCGTGTTCCGGGAGCGAATGCCGCGATCTGTCACGACCTCTATTCGGTACGACGATCCATTCTTTCGAATAATTGTAAAATTATCTGCTTCGGCAGCCGAGTTATTGCAATCGAACATGCGGTGCTTCTGCTCGACGAATGGCTCGCTACTGAATTTGACCCTAAATCCAGGTCGGCTCTAAAAGTCGCCGAGATAGATTCACCGTAA